GGAATTCCCCGCTCGCGGAGTTGGCGTTGATATCGAACCGCCTGCGGCTGTTGCTTGGCATACGGAGCGTCTTCGTTAACCATCAACGGCACGGTTTTTTTCCACCAGGCGTCATATTCCTGACGAAGTTTGGCGACCACTTCTGGGTGTGCGTCGATTACGTTCGTCGACTCGTACGGGTCATTCGAGATGTCGTAGAGTTCCTTGTTGTTGACCAGACGCCATCGCTGCGTGCGGACGGCACAATCTTTCAACCGACTCTTATTCGGATCGGCGCCTTTCTCCCAACGCCCCTTGTGAACGAACAAATGACGATCCGCCCAGTCCGCATTGGGATCTTCCAGCAACGACATGAGTGAACGTCCATCGATCGGCTGAATGCCGTTCGGGATTTCGGCATCGGCCAACTGGCAGAACGTCTTGTAAAGATCGATGTGAGCCGTCAACGCCGGAATGTCCACGCCTTCCTTGAGCTTTCCCTTCCATCGCCAAAACGCCGGCACATGAGTTCCACCTTCATAGGGCGAACCTTTCCCGGTTTTGAATCCTGCGGTGAATATGGTCGTCCGCTTGCCGTTCAATTGAGCTCGTCGCCCCGCCTGACCGTTGTCGGTCATGAAGATCACGAGTGTGTCGTCCCACAGTTTCCATTCGTCTAGCTTTTCCATCAGACGACCGAAGTTATCGTCGATGTTTTCGATCATCCCGTAACGTCCGGCGGTATTCTTATCCCAGCCCATATCGAGGAAGCGACGCTTATACCTTTCCGGAGCGATCATCGGACCGTGCGGCGCGTTGGGGGCAATGTACGCGAAGAACGGTTTCTCATGATCGTGTTGTTGCTTGATCCAACCCAACGCCGCCTGGAAAAACACATCGGTGCAAAACCCTTTGGTCTGCACGATGGTGTCGTTGTGCAAAATCACATTATCGAAGTAAAGCCCTTCCTTCTCGCGGTTGGGTGGGAAGTCCGCACAGCTACTAGGATACGCCTGCCCGATTCCGCCGGCTCCATGAATGAAGGTCTCACTAAACCCGCGGTTGTACGGCTGATATTCGTCCTCATCCCCCAAATGCCACTTCCCAAAAATGCCGGTCTCGTAACCAGCTTTCTGAAGAAGTTCGGGGAAAGTGGTTGTTGAAAGCGCCATCCGTTCGCGTTCTTTGATCGTGTGAGTCACGCCGTTCCGGAATTCATGTCGGCCACTGAAAATCGCGGATCGCGTTGGTGCACAGGTGGGACTCACGTGGAAGTCGGTGAACCGCGTGGACATCGCGTGAAAACGATCGAGATGCGGCGTCCGTAGGACTTTGTTTCCCATGCAGGACAAGTCCCCCATCCCCTGATCATCCGTCATGACCAAAATGATATTCGGACGGCTGCCTTGGAGCGAATCCGCATAGGTCGAACTTCCACCAATCACAATACAGGCTAGAGCCCAGAACAAACCACGTTGGAGCGACATCGTTGGCCTTTCGAGAAGAGAATTCCGAAGAATCTCAAGCATCACCCATTCCGATTGCGATGGCAAGCCTACCGAATTTAGCGGCGAAGTTGACCTACCGCAGTCAGACTTGGATACTCAACAATCTCAGAAAACCCATTCAGAAAATCGCTCTTTCGGAAATCCCTTTATGTCCCGCAAACAAGGCTTATGCCGCCCGAGATGGACGACCAATTTCGTCGCGTTGACTGGCCTCGCGGTCATGGTCGTTGCATTGGGTCTCTTGCAGACAAGCACCAAAGCCGCAGAAAAACCGCAGTCGCCGAACGTCATCGTCATCCTGGCGGACGATCTCGGTTATGGGGATTTGAGTTGCTATGGTGCTCCGGATTTGCAATCCCCTAATTTGGACAAACTTGCCAGCGACGGACTGCGATTCACGAATTTCTACGCCAATTGTCCGGTGTGTTCACCGACACGGGCGGCGTTACTTTCCGGCAAATATCAAGACAGGGTCGGTGTTCCGGGGGTGATCCGCACGCACGCAAACAACAGCTGGGGATGGTTGTCTCCCGAGTCCACGTTGTTACCGAAGGTTTTGAAGACGCAGGGGTATCACTCGGCCATCATCGGAAAATGGCATTTGGGGTTGGAGTCTCCGAATACACCAAACGAACGCGGATTCGATTGGTTTCACGGCTTTCTTGGTGACATGATGGACGACTACTACAAGCACCGTCGTCACGACGTCAATTACATGCGACGGAATCAAGAGGTGATCGATCCAAAGGGTCACGCGACGGATTTGTTTACCGATTGGGCATGCGACTACCTGAAGTCTCGGGGCGACGAGTCTGAACCATTTTTCCTGTACCTGGCGTACAACGCGCCGCACACACCGATTCAACCGCCGGCGGAATGGGTCGAAAAAGTCCGTCAACGCGAAACGGGAATCTCGGAACGACGGGCCAAGTTAATCGCACTGATTGAACATATGGATGCCGGGATCGGCAAAGTGTTGACGTGCCTAGAGTCCACCGGCCAAGCCGACAACACGCTCGTGATTTTCAGTTCCGACAACGGCGGGCAAATCAACGTCGGAGCGAACAACGGACCGACACGGGCGGGGAAAGGAACCGTCTACGAGGGCGGCTTGAAAGTCCCCACGATCGCCAAATGGCCGGGCGTGATCGAACCGGGAACCGAAACACAATTCACCGCCATGAGCATGGATATCTTCACCACGATCGTCGATGCCACAACTGCGACGAAGCCCACCGATCTCGACGGACGAAGCTTCTTGCCCACGCTCAAGGGGAAGGCACAGGAGCCATTGCGGCCGATCGCGTTCTTCCGTCGTCGTGAAGGCGGTCTGCAATACCAAGGCAAAACCATCGATGCCGTCCGACGCGGTCCATGGAAACTGCTTCAGAACAGCCCGTTCGGCAAGCAAGAGTTATACAACCTCGACGATGATCCGCTCGAAGAGCGAAACTTGTTATCCGAAAACCCTCGCGTGTATCGAGAACTCGCCAACAAATTGCAAAATCAAGTTCGACTCTATGGAAAGATTCCCTGGCAAGCGCCGGAATCGGACTGAACCACCACGCAATTTGATTTGAGTTCCAGTCTCGTGGGGAATCGACATGACAGCCCTCGGAAAGATGGTAAAGTGCACAACAGGGAAATTGTAGCAAGAACACTTCAACTGACTCAGCTCCCGGTGAGCGTTTTCAATGTTGAGTTTGGTTCGCTGGGAGTTTTTCGATGCCGGTGAAAATTCGTTGTCCTGAATGCGAAAAAGGACTGACACTTCCCGATAAAACCCGTGGTCGGGTGATCCGTTGCCCAGCTTGCGGCGGCAAAGTCAACGTGCCGGGTGGGGGAGCCAAGAAGTCATCAGGCCCTCGTCGCAAACGCAGCGGAGCGTCCTCGCCAAGTGGTGGCGGCGGTGGCGATGTCGAAGACGTATTGGCCCGGATGGATCTTTCGCGTGTGGAGGATGCCAACACCCGAATCTGCCCGAAATGCGGTGCGGAAGCCGATGAGGACGACATCGAATGCGATAAGTGCGGAGTCGACCTGGAAACCGGACAACTCTCGGCACGCAAAAAGAAGCTAAAAAAACGCGGCGGCCCCGACCCAGCCAGGTACTTCAGTAAGGGCGTTCCCGATGCGTGGAACTTCCTGCTGGAACACAAAAAAGTCGCGTTTCGGACGATGATCTATCATGTCATCTGCGGATTGCTTGGGTTGTTGAGCTTGTTCATGGTGCTGTATTGCAGTCGCGGCCCATTGAAAGCGTTCTGGGTGCTGGTGACTTGCACATTCCTGCCGGTGATCCCCGGTTGGCTGTGGTTGCTTCACACCGAAATCATTCAGTTCACACACGACACCCGCCGGAAAGTGTGGAAGCATCCTCGATTCGATTTCTTCTTATCCGCTGCCAACGGATTCAAATTCGTCGGTTGGATATTGATCGGCGGGTTTCCAATCATCATTGGACCGCTGATTTATGGCATCATGCAGATCAACGATCTGCAACTGATCAACGGGCTGGGAATCATTTTACTGGGGTGTGTGCCCTTGATCCCGTTCTTCCCGATCGCCATGTCCCACTTCGCCATGCCGCAAGAGTGGCCGGGATGGTGCTTCTGGAAGACGATGCCGCCATTCTTTACCAAGGGCGTCGCGAAGCCAGCGATGCATTGGGCGATGTTCTTCGTCCTGACCATGCTGCCCGCCATTTTGATGATGACGGTTCTCATTCTGAATTTCGGCGAGGGACTCACGACGATCATCGACGAAGTGGAGATGAACGCCCGACGTGGTGCTGTCGAAATCTTCGAGGAACCGAAAACCGGCGGCGACAGCGAAGACGGCCCGGCAATGCCCCTTTCGTATAAGTCGAAGTCACCGAAAGGGTTCTGGTTTGATACCGGCGAAGGCGAGATGATCGCCATGAAGGCATTTCTCACGTCCGAAGGTGAAAACGCCTACACGGAAATCGACTACAAACAACTTCTGGGCCCGTTGGCGATGATCTTAGGAGCCATCGCGTTGATGGGAATTCCCGCCTTGTTCCTGATGCGGTTGAACGGATGGTTGACATATTACTACCAGCCCGATTTGGATCTCATCACGCAGGAGAAAGAGACCAAATGGGAAGGTCCGTCTGTGAAGGACCCACACGCTCCCGACGCCGAGGACGACGATAACAACACCACAAAAATTGTCGGTGGAGTTGTCGGTCTGATCGTCTTCTACGTGATCGTGAACGTGATCAGTTACTTCTTCGACGGTCCTGTATTCATGCCCCGTCCGCTAGCTAGGCTTCTCAATCTGATGCAGGAGTAGACGGCAGTCCAATTCGTTCAGCTCAGAAACAGGTGTCTTCATGCGGATTCTATTTGTGTTGATTTTCGGTTGTCTTCTTCAGCCGGTGCCGTTGGCCGTCGCGGCGGAGAATCCGCGTCCGAAGCGAGTGCTCTTGCTCGGGCAAAAACCGGATGGGCACCCATTTCGCACGCATGAGTACATGGCGGGCGTCAATCTGATGGCGGAGATGTTGCAACCGTTTGAAAACTTGCAAACGATTGTCGTTTCCGCCGACGACGCTTGGAGCGAAGGACCGGATCTCATCGACGGTGCCGACGTGGTTGTCGTGTTCCTTTCCCAAGGAGCGAAGTGGCTCAGCGCGGATGCGAAAAGACTGGCCGCCTTCAAACACCTTGCCCAGCGGGGTGGTGGTTTCGTCTGTCTGCACTGGGGCATGGGAACCCGTGATGCCGAGGATGTTCCCGCATACGTTTCCTTGTTCGGCGGTTGTCATGGCGGACCGGATCGCAAATACAAAGTCGTCGAGACATCCGCCCGTCCCGCGACGATTGATCACCCGATTCTTCGCGGGATCAAGCCGTTCAATGTCCACGAGGAATTCTACTATCGCTTGAAGTTTCCAGCCGAGCGTGAGAACCACGTGGGTCTTATCTTCGCCGACATCGAAGACCGTGAAGAACCGGTCGCATGGGCATGGGAACGTGAGGACGGCGGGCGTTCGTTTGGCTTCAGCGGCGGTCATTTCCACAAGAATTGGAAACTGCCGGAGTATCGGCGATTGATGGTGCAAGGGATTCTCTGGACCGGACACCAACCAATTCGGCAAACCGGCATCGCGGTCGATGTGAAGCCTGCTCAATTGCAACTAGAGCCCCGCTGAATCGATTCGTTTTCGCAACTCCGCCAACACACGATCGGTTAGCTCGCCATTGGAAGTGATCTTGAATTTCCGACTCTCCGGCCCGGTGACGGTGATATCAATCCACAGCCGATCCACGGGCAAAATCTCCTCAACGCGATTCGCCCACTCGATCAGGCAAACCCCACCGGCGGAAAATAGTTCGTCGACGCCAAGTTCCAAAAATTCGTCTTCGTCACGGAGTCGGTAAGTGTCGAAGTGAAACACCGGCAACCGTCCGGCGTATTCATGGATTAGGATGTATGTGGGGCTGTTGACCATTTCAGTCGGCACGCCAAGTTCACCGGCAACGGCTCGCACAAACCGAGTCTTCCCAGCGCCCAGATCCCCGACCAATCCCACGACCAAATTTGGCACGCAAACCGTACCGAAGACACACCCGAATCGAGCGGTTTCCGGTTCGTCATTTGCGATGAACTCAACTGTCGCCATGTTTGTCTCAGTGTTCTTTGAGTTTTTTTCCATTGTTTGTGGACGGTACGCTTCGAAGCGGGTTTTCGGCTCCGTCGAGTGGATCACCAGTCTTGATTTGATCTAACCGCTCGCTGGCCCAACTTACGTAGTCCTCGCTGATCTCGTACCCGAGATACTGACGACCAAGTTTCTTCGCAACCGCCAACGTGGTGCCACTACCCGCGAACGGATCGAGAACGAGATCACCCTCGTGGGAGCAACTTCGGATAATCCTGGCGAGAACTTGCTCCGGCATTTGACAACCGTGCCATCCTTTCCGCTCTTTGAACGTGCCGGCAACCCGAGGCACATACCAGGTGTCTTCACTGGCTTGAAAGCTCTCCGGGACATCCTGCGGTCTGAGAACCCATCCCTCGTGATCGCGAAGAATAGGGGGAGCAATCCAAGTGTCATCCGGAAGCCGACCTTTGGGATTGGCCCGTTTGTCTTTGTACACAAGTTGTCTAGCCGAAGGCACACGGACTGCGGGGTCGTCCACGTTGAAGACGAACTCCGCAGGGTCCTTGGTCATGTACAACAGATGAGCATGAGAACGGCTGAACTTGTGTTTGCAGTTGACGCCAAACGTGTAGTACCACACGACCCAACTTCGGCAGTGCATCCCCAAGGTGCGTGTCAGTAACACTTTGAGTTCAGCGGCATATTCATCACCGATCGCCAACCAAAAGGTTCCGTTCGGCTTCAACACCCGCACGACTTCCCCCATCCACTCCTCACACCACTGCTCGTATTCATCGGAGGGGAGATTGTCGTCGTACTGATCGTAACTGTAGCCAATATTGAACGGCGGGTCGGCAAAGGCCAAATCGACCGATCCGTCCGACAGTTTTTTCAGTTCGGTCAGGCAGTCTCCATGAATCAAGCCGGTGCTTGGCGGTTTGGGCATTGTCGTTGTTTCGCCTCTTGGAAGTCACTTTTGGGGAAGCAAGCTCGGGTCTTCGGGCAGGGGAGTGTTCGTGAGTTTGACATCATAATGCCGACCGCTGCTCACGCGCAAGTCCAAAAGACCGATTGACGAAGTTTCAATGATGTCCTAGAACCCTCGCGACGCTGACGATTTTACGCCAGCATCCGACACTCGAATGGACTCGCACTCGGAGCCTCCCTCATGCAACGACGAACGACTCTCTGGGGCATTGGCCTCGCCGCCGTAGTGGGCGTGTTGGCTGGCGGATACGCGTATCACCAGCATCACCGCTACAAACACCTCGCGACCCACGACGAAGGTTTGGTCTACCGAGCCGCTTGGCTGGAACCCGATGTCCTCGATGAAGTCATCGAAAAATACCAAATTCGTTCCGTGGTCAACTTGTGCAATCCCGGTGAAATGGGCGAACCGCGTTGGGACGGTGAACGAAAGGCTGTCACCAATGCCGGTGCGCGTCTCATCGAACTTCCGATGACGCTTAACGTCGAAGCGGATGATCCGACGATTACCGATCATCTCGAGATCCTCTCCGACCCCAACAATTATCCGATGCTCGTTCACTGCCAACATGGCGTGACACGAACCGCCAAATTTCTTTCGCTTTATGACATCAAGTATCGCGGTTTGAGTGCGGAAGAATCGCTCGCCAAACAACCGCTGTTCGGACGTGACGATCACAACGTCAATGTGCGAGCCTTCGTCAAAAACTTCGACCAAGAACATCGCCAACTCTACCCAACCGCATCCGCGGAAGACATTCGTGTCCTTCGGCAGTAATCGTGGGGCTACCAATACTGCGTTTTCACCGGATGTTTTGTGAAGGTCATGCATTAACGTCAAGGGTCGAGATATGGGATCGGTCGGTCCACGAATTACCATTTGTATTCCGCATTGGCAGGTCGAGGAATACGCCAAGCCGTGTCTGCGGTCAATTCGCCAGCATTCGGAAGACTACGATCTAGAAGTGATTGTCATCGACAATGGCTCGAAAGACCAAAGTCTCGACTATCTCCGTTCGCTCGATTGGATTCACCTCATCGAGCGTCCGGAAGAAACCTCCGACAATTGGCCAAAGAATGTCTTCACCGCTTGGGACCAAGGCCTGCAAGTGGCGACGGGCAAATACTACGTCACCATGCATTCCGATGTGTTCGTCCGCCGAGATGCGTGGCTCGACAACATGATCGCCATCTTGGAACAAGATGATCGCGTCGCGGCGTCCGGTGCGTGGAAACTGGAACTCGAACATCCCCTTTATCTGTGGCAGAAACGAGTCTTTGGCTTCGCTACCAATCGTTTGAAATCCGCATTGGGATTGAAAACGGCGGAAGCATGGAAGCAGCGGCACTATCCACGTGATTACTGTGCGATGTACCGTACGGAAACGTTGCGAACCCACGGCTTGTCGTTCCATCAAGACGGGATGAAAGGCGGTGGCTACGCGATCGCCCGACAAATTTGGGATGCCGGTTTCCAGACGGGACTGGTTCCCGTTCGTACGATGGCCGAAGACGTGTTCCACGTGGCTCACGGAACAGCAGGGTTACGTCCTGAGAAACCTTTGAATCACCGTCGTGCACAGAAGAAAGTCGAAAACAAGGTTTCCGAATTGTTTGCGGAACCGTGGATTCAACACCTCGTGACCGAAAGTTCTTTGGATGCCTCTCACAGAAACACTCGCGCGGCCTAGTTGGGCATTTCCCGTACAAACCGATTGGCCGTCACCTCTCCGCATGAGTTGGCCGTCACCGTTCTCGGGCTCCGCGATTTACGAATCGTCCGAAGCCCGCGAGATCATGCATCGCAGTGGGCTGACGAATCTCGATCGTCTGTTTTCACTCACTCGCTTGAGTGTGCACGGTCATCGTGGTCGCGCCGTGATTCCCATGGCACTGCCAGGCCTCAAGAAAGCCGTTCCGTCGTTCATTAAATTGAATTGGGGACGGCGACGGGTCTGGCCGAGAATGACTGATCTCAAATCTGGTCAATTCCTCAAAAGCTTCCCACACCGGGAGTGGCTGGGAATTGAACGGCTGCAGGAAATCGGTCTGCGTGTGCCGGAGCGAATCGCGTTGTTGCGTCACGGCATGTTGCGATTTCGCGAAGCGGTCATCTTGAAGGAAGTGCCACCGCCGCACTCCTTGCACGAGCTCTTCGAGAATGGCGGTTGGCAACGACTGAGCAACGAATTGCAAACCGAATTGCTGGCGTCGGTTGCGAAGACGCTTTCCAAAATTCACCGAGCCGGTCTGGCTTGGCGTGGTGTCTGCACCCGTCACTTTTTCCCGTCGCTCGATAATGACGGCACATGGAAATTGTGGCTGATCGACTGCGAAGGCGTGCACAAATCGTACGCCGCCAAAGACAGACGTCGCGATCATCGGAAGATGATGAAGGCGATGAACTGCTCGGCGGCCGATTCTCAAACCAAGGACCAAATGGCACGACTCCTGAAGACGTGCCAAGTGGACCGGTGAGCGGTTACTCTTCGCAACGATCGCAGGTGCCATCCCCATCAGAATCGCTGAAACAGTCCTCACAGCAGCATTCGCATTTGCAACGTTGGTCCGGAGTCCGGTAGTAGTATGACGGACCATATCCGCTGACCGGTTGTGTGAGCACGGCACGGTGATAGTCCATCCGCTTCGGGGTATCCGGTTCCACGAACAAACGTCCGAACCCACGGGGGCGGAAGGTGTCTTTCTTCGCACACCGCAGAGACTTCGTCCAGCCGAACAACTTCGGACGATACCAAACGTCGTAATGCTTCTTGGGCAAATCGTAGTTGGGATGACCTGCTTCAGCACTCGGCGGGTACCCCTGATTGGGATACTCTCGGTAGTAGTCATACCCGTTGCCGATGGGGCCCACCGCTGGCATGGCGGGGGGAATCGGTTCGGCGGCTTGAACCGAATTCACGGCCATCATCATCACGGTGGCGACCGATGCAAAGCATCCCAGCATCTGACTTCGATTCAGCATTCCGAATCCCTTTCCAACGAACCTCGATTGGCACGTC
This portion of the Thalassoroseus pseudoceratinae genome encodes:
- a CDS encoding sulfatase-like hydrolase/transferase; the protein is MSRKQGLCRPRWTTNFVALTGLAVMVVALGLLQTSTKAAEKPQSPNVIVILADDLGYGDLSCYGAPDLQSPNLDKLASDGLRFTNFYANCPVCSPTRAALLSGKYQDRVGVPGVIRTHANNSWGWLSPESTLLPKVLKTQGYHSAIIGKWHLGLESPNTPNERGFDWFHGFLGDMMDDYYKHRRHDVNYMRRNQEVIDPKGHATDLFTDWACDYLKSRGDESEPFFLYLAYNAPHTPIQPPAEWVEKVRQRETGISERRAKLIALIEHMDAGIGKVLTCLESTGQADNTLVIFSSDNGGQINVGANNGPTRAGKGTVYEGGLKVPTIAKWPGVIEPGTETQFTAMSMDIFTTIVDATTATKPTDLDGRSFLPTLKGKAQEPLRPIAFFRRREGGLQYQGKTIDAVRRGPWKLLQNSPFGKQELYNLDDDPLEERNLLSENPRVYRELANKLQNQVRLYGKIPWQAPESD
- a CDS encoding DNA-methyltransferase, which codes for MPKPPSTGLIHGDCLTELKKLSDGSVDLAFADPPFNIGYSYDQYDDNLPSDEYEQWCEEWMGEVVRVLKPNGTFWLAIGDEYAAELKVLLTRTLGMHCRSWVVWYYTFGVNCKHKFSRSHAHLLYMTKDPAEFVFNVDDPAVRVPSARQLVYKDKRANPKGRLPDDTWIAPPILRDHEGWVLRPQDVPESFQASEDTWYVPRVAGTFKERKGWHGCQMPEQVLARIIRSCSHEGDLVLDPFAGSGTTLAVAKKLGRQYLGYEISEDYVSWASERLDQIKTGDPLDGAENPLRSVPSTNNGKKLKEH
- the tsaE gene encoding tRNA (adenosine(37)-N6)-threonylcarbamoyltransferase complex ATPase subunit type 1 TsaE, whose protein sequence is MATVEFIANDEPETARFGCVFGTVCVPNLVVGLVGDLGAGKTRFVRAVAGELGVPTEMVNSPTYILIHEYAGRLPVFHFDTYRLRDEDEFLELGVDELFSAGGVCLIEWANRVEEILPVDRLWIDITVTGPESRKFKITSNGELTDRVLAELRKRIDSAGL
- a CDS encoding fused DSP-PTPase phosphatase/NAD kinase-like protein; translated protein: MQRRTTLWGIGLAAVVGVLAGGYAYHQHHRYKHLATHDEGLVYRAAWLEPDVLDEVIEKYQIRSVVNLCNPGEMGEPRWDGERKAVTNAGARLIELPMTLNVEADDPTITDHLEILSDPNNYPMLVHCQHGVTRTAKFLSLYDIKYRGLSAEESLAKQPLFGRDDHNVNVRAFVKNFDQEHRQLYPTASAEDIRVLRQ
- a CDS encoding arylsulfatase yields the protein MSLQRGLFWALACIVIGGSSTYADSLQGSRPNIILVMTDDQGMGDLSCMGNKVLRTPHLDRFHAMSTRFTDFHVSPTCAPTRSAIFSGRHEFRNGVTHTIKERERMALSTTTFPELLQKAGYETGIFGKWHLGDEDEYQPYNRGFSETFIHGAGGIGQAYPSSCADFPPNREKEGLYFDNVILHNDTIVQTKGFCTDVFFQAALGWIKQQHDHEKPFFAYIAPNAPHGPMIAPERYKRRFLDMGWDKNTAGRYGMIENIDDNFGRLMEKLDEWKLWDDTLVIFMTDNGQAGRRAQLNGKRTTIFTAGFKTGKGSPYEGGTHVPAFWRWKGKLKEGVDIPALTAHIDLYKTFCQLADAEIPNGIQPIDGRSLMSLLEDPNADWADRHLFVHKGRWEKGADPNKSRLKDCAVRTQRWRLVNNKELYDISNDPYESTNVIDAHPEVVAKLRQEYDAWWKKTVPLMVNEDAPYAKQQPQAVRYQRQLRERGIPQWTPPEL
- a CDS encoding lipopolysaccharide kinase InaA family protein, coding for MPLTETLARPSWAFPVQTDWPSPLRMSWPSPFSGSAIYESSEAREIMHRSGLTNLDRLFSLTRLSVHGHRGRAVIPMALPGLKKAVPSFIKLNWGRRRVWPRMTDLKSGQFLKSFPHREWLGIERLQEIGLRVPERIALLRHGMLRFREAVILKEVPPPHSLHELFENGGWQRLSNELQTELLASVAKTLSKIHRAGLAWRGVCTRHFFPSLDNDGTWKLWLIDCEGVHKSYAAKDRRRDHRKMMKAMNCSAADSQTKDQMARLLKTCQVDR
- a CDS encoding ThuA domain-containing protein, producing the protein MRILFVLIFGCLLQPVPLAVAAENPRPKRVLLLGQKPDGHPFRTHEYMAGVNLMAEMLQPFENLQTIVVSADDAWSEGPDLIDGADVVVVFLSQGAKWLSADAKRLAAFKHLAQRGGGFVCLHWGMGTRDAEDVPAYVSLFGGCHGGPDRKYKVVETSARPATIDHPILRGIKPFNVHEEFYYRLKFPAERENHVGLIFADIEDREEPVAWAWEREDGGRSFGFSGGHFHKNWKLPEYRRLMVQGILWTGHQPIRQTGIAVDVKPAQLQLEPR
- a CDS encoding glycosyltransferase family 2 protein — encoded protein: MGSVGPRITICIPHWQVEEYAKPCLRSIRQHSEDYDLEVIVIDNGSKDQSLDYLRSLDWIHLIERPEETSDNWPKNVFTAWDQGLQVATGKYYVTMHSDVFVRRDAWLDNMIAILEQDDRVAASGAWKLELEHPLYLWQKRVFGFATNRLKSALGLKTAEAWKQRHYPRDYCAMYRTETLRTHGLSFHQDGMKGGGYAIARQIWDAGFQTGLVPVRTMAEDVFHVAHGTAGLRPEKPLNHRRAQKKVENKVSELFAEPWIQHLVTESSLDASHRNTRAA